The following are encoded in a window of Bacillaceae bacterium S4-13-56 genomic DNA:
- a CDS encoding DUF4317 domain-containing protein produces MNKKDVANIRKQFKVGNDLLKISEIYNVYIMKESSEIYHHESQPFEMLDDDQKELFLHNFKKILTGRLDEKLFELKFDREAENSSQLILHKGLLGNSSEWKEHMLLIVEKMLKDQQYTMDIVVTFIRGEYYKPMKRRNEETEESERDTVYSHPFLLCSINKTQDPKKELLFDYVEKEFRYNIVVNPIINLNNPIGGFMFPSFTDNAADVNRVLYSSSKANEPDYHFIEDVLHAQEIMTAKDNKIVFEEIVKDVVGDQMNTTKLASVYDEINRYVEESDKEDTPKLDYKDVEKVLKMSGIEEATPEKVESAFKKVIDDEKYEFKASSILPKYNSKSIKIKTKIANISVSPQDLRFVKQVHLQGKRYLMIEVEEDTVVEGFTMLPEALFNKGEKE; encoded by the coding sequence ATGAATAAAAAAGACGTAGCCAATATTCGTAAGCAATTTAAAGTAGGAAATGACTTACTGAAAATCTCAGAAATTTATAATGTGTACATTATGAAAGAATCGAGCGAAATATATCATCATGAGAGCCAACCATTTGAAATGTTAGATGATGATCAAAAAGAGTTATTCCTGCATAACTTTAAAAAGATCTTAACAGGTCGATTGGACGAGAAATTGTTTGAATTAAAGTTTGACCGAGAGGCTGAGAATTCAAGCCAGCTCATTTTACATAAAGGCTTGCTTGGGAACTCCTCTGAATGGAAGGAACATATGCTTCTAATTGTGGAAAAAATGTTGAAAGATCAACAATACACAATGGATATTGTTGTGACTTTTATTCGGGGAGAATATTATAAACCAATGAAGCGCCGAAATGAAGAAACAGAAGAAAGTGAACGTGACACGGTTTATTCTCACCCCTTCCTCCTTTGTAGCATAAATAAAACTCAGGATCCGAAAAAAGAATTGCTTTTTGATTATGTAGAAAAAGAGTTTCGTTACAACATAGTAGTCAACCCTATTATCAACCTAAACAACCCAATAGGTGGATTCATGTTTCCTTCCTTTACAGACAATGCAGCTGATGTGAACCGTGTTCTCTACTCTTCTAGCAAAGCTAATGAGCCGGACTATCATTTCATAGAGGATGTCCTACACGCACAGGAAATCATGACCGCTAAGGATAACAAAATTGTGTTCGAAGAGATTGTGAAAGATGTCGTCGGAGATCAAATGAACACTACAAAACTAGCGAGTGTGTATGATGAAATCAATCGCTATGTAGAAGAAAGTGACAAAGAAGATACACCAAAACTGGATTATAAAGACGTAGAAAAAGTCTTGAAAATGAGTGGCATTGAAGAAGCAACTCCTGAAAAAGTGGAATCAGCTTTCAAAAAAGTGATTGATGATGAAAAATATGAATTTAAAGCAAGCAGTATTTTGCCAAAATACAACTCCAAATCAATTAAAATCAAGACGAAAATCGCCAATATTTCTGTTAGCCCTCAAGACCTAAGATTTGTGAAACAAGTTCACCTTCAAGGGAAACGTTATCTCATGATTGAGGTGGAAGAAGATACAGTAGTCGAAGGATTTACTATGCTACCAGAGGCCCTTTTCAATAAAGGGGAAAAAGAATAA
- a CDS encoding tRNA-dihydrouridine synthase encodes MTNSFWRDLPRPFFILAPMEEVTDVVFRHVVSASARPDVFFTEFTNSHSYCHPEGHQSVRGRLAFTEDEQPIVAHIWGDNPEYFRQMSIGMAREGFQGLDINMGCPVDNVAENGKGSGLIRRPEVAAELIQAAKAGGLPVSVKTRLGFSEVDEWHDWLTHLFKQDIVNLSIHLRTRDEMSKVDAHWELIPEIKRLRDEVAPDTLLTINGDIPDRQTGLDLARQYDVDGVMIGRGIFTNPFAFEKEKKEHSSEELLDLLRLHLDLYDKYSKELEARPFKALTRFFKIYVRGFRGASELRNQLMNTHSTDEVRELLDNFE; translated from the coding sequence ATGACAAATAGTTTTTGGCGTGATTTACCACGACCATTTTTTATACTTGCACCAATGGAAGAGGTAACGGATGTTGTATTCCGGCATGTAGTTAGTGCGTCAGCTAGACCCGATGTATTTTTTACAGAGTTTACAAACTCGCATAGTTATTGTCATCCAGAAGGTCACCAAAGTGTTCGAGGTCGCTTGGCTTTTACTGAAGATGAACAACCGATTGTGGCCCACATTTGGGGGGATAACCCCGAATATTTTCGCCAAATGAGTATTGGAATGGCGAGGGAAGGGTTTCAAGGTTTGGATATTAACATGGGTTGTCCCGTGGATAATGTAGCGGAAAACGGCAAAGGCAGCGGTCTTATTCGTCGCCCAGAAGTAGCAGCAGAACTAATACAAGCAGCAAAAGCGGGAGGGCTACCGGTAAGTGTGAAAACAAGGCTTGGCTTTTCTGAAGTTGATGAGTGGCACGACTGGTTGACACACTTATTCAAACAAGACATAGTAAATCTTTCTATCCATTTACGTACGAGGGACGAAATGAGCAAGGTAGATGCGCATTGGGAACTGATTCCCGAGATTAAGAGGCTGCGTGACGAGGTGGCGCCAGATACACTATTGACGATCAATGGAGATATTCCTGACAGACAAACCGGCTTGGATCTCGCTCGTCAATACGATGTGGATGGGGTTATGATTGGACGTGGTATTTTTACAAATCCATTCGCTTTTGAAAAGGAGAAAAAAGAGCATAGTAGTGAAGAATTACTAGATCTCTTAAGGTTGCATCTTGACCTTTATGATAAATATTCCAAAGAATTAGAGGCGCGTCCATTCAAAGCTCTGACTCGCTTTTTTAAGATTTACGTCCGCGGGTTTCGAGGGGCGAGTGAACTAAGAAATCAGTTAATGAACACACATTCCACTGATGAAGTCCGTGAGCTGCTTGATAACTTTGAATGA
- a CDS encoding competence protein ComK has translation MTKWITDYEVTPYTYAVLPFNTADVTGSLVVEKGKYLFINKKPKVLMERACKFFGSSIQGRVQGTRQISGMTHKVPIAVDPHSGMFFFPTNSPTNPKCAWIAHSHISKIITISEKESELLFVTGEKVHVFISPGSLRNQVHRTAHFRYLFIERLQTYYRRSADHERVAEPSASNELMFSPLLSEWLD, from the coding sequence TTGACGAAATGGATAACGGACTACGAGGTGACTCCATACACGTATGCAGTATTACCTTTTAATACAGCCGATGTGACTGGATCTCTTGTAGTAGAAAAGGGAAAGTATTTATTTATAAACAAAAAACCTAAAGTTTTAATGGAACGTGCTTGTAAATTTTTTGGATCAAGTATACAGGGCAGGGTTCAAGGAACAAGACAGATTAGTGGAATGACCCACAAAGTTCCCATTGCTGTTGATCCACATTCTGGTATGTTTTTCTTCCCAACGAATTCTCCGACGAATCCCAAATGTGCATGGATTGCCCACTCGCATATCTCCAAAATTATCACTATTTCAGAAAAAGAATCAGAACTATTATTTGTAACAGGAGAAAAAGTTCATGTGTTTATTTCTCCAGGATCTCTCCGTAATCAAGTACATCGAACAGCTCATTTCCGTTATTTGTTTATTGAACGTCTGCAGACCTATTATAGGAGATCAGCGGATCACGAGAGGGTTGCAGAGCCAAGTGCATCAAACGAATTAATGTTCTCTCCACTTCTTTCCGAATGGCTGGATTGA